The Anaerohalosphaeraceae bacterium genomic interval CGTATCCACATCCAGCACAAACTCGCTGCCGGCAATCGGCACCGGACGCCGCCGCCCCGACTCATCCGGCTCGCCCAGTTCATACCGCAGGCACTCCACCCCGACCACCTGCCCTTGTTCATTGCCCAATATCCGTTTGGGATTCTGCAGCAGGCAGAACTCCACCCCTTCTTCTTTGGCGTGATGCACCTCCTCGACTCGCGCGGGCATTTCCTTCTCGCTCCGCCGATACACCAGATACACCTTCTCGGCCCCCAGCCGCACCGCCATTCGCGCCGCATCCATTGCCACATTGCCGCCGCCGAAAACCGCTACCCGCCGGCTGCGGGCAATCGGCGTATCCGCTCCCCGGCCGAACTGATAGGCCTTCATCAGATTCGCCCGCGTCAGGTATTCGTTGGCGCTGTACACCCCCACCAGCTGCTCTCCCTCAATGCCCATAAACTTCGGCAGCCCCGCCCCCACCCCGATATACACTGCATCAAAGCCGTCCTCTTTCATCAGCTGCTCAATCGTCCGCGTCCGCCCCACAATAAAATTGCAGACAATCTCCACCCCCATCTTCCGCAGCGTCTCAATCTCCTTGTGCACAATCGCCTTGGGCAGACGAAACTCCGGAATCCCGTACACCATCACCCCGCCCGGCTTGTGAAACGCCTCAAAAATCGTCACCGAATGCCCCGCCCGCCGCGTATCCGATGCCGCCACAATCCCGCCGGGACCGGAACCGATAATCGCCACCTTCTGCCCCGTCGGCGCCGCCGCCCGAGGCGTCTGGGCCTTCTCCGCCCCCCAATCCGCCGCAAACCGCTCCAGCCGGCCGATGGATACACTCTTCATCACATCCTTGAACTTCAGCCCTACGGTGCATTTTTCCTGACACTGCACCTCCTGCGGACACACCCGGCCGCACACCGCCGGCAGAAGTGAATATTCCTTGATAATCTCCAGCGCCCCGGCATAGTTGCCCGCCGCAATCTGCGCTATAAATGCAGGAATCGGAATCCGAACCGGACAGCCCTCGACGCA includes:
- the gltA gene encoding NADPH-dependent glutamate synthase; this encodes MSELSKKLQELLEKQRSGQLKAKERFEIPPQEMPQQDPVVRRSNMNEVALGYTEEQARLEALRCLQCPTAPCVEGCPVRIPIPAFIAQIAAGNYAGALEIIKEYSLLPAVCGRVCPQEVQCQEKCTVGLKFKDVMKSVSIGRLERFAADWGAEKAQTPRAAAPTGQKVAIIGSGPGGIVAASDTRRAGHSVTIFEAFHKPGGVMVYGIPEFRLPKAIVHKEIETLRKMGVEIVCNFIVGRTRTIEQLMKEDGFDAVYIGVGAGLPKFMGIEGEQLVGVYSANEYLTRANLMKAYQFGRGADTPIARSRRVAVFGGGNVAMDAARMAVRLGAEKVYLVYRRSEKEMPARVEEVHHAKEEGVEFCLLQNPKRILGNEQGQVVGVECLRYELGEPDESGRRRPVPIAGSEFVLDVDT